TGCATCACGCAGGAAAATGTTAGAAAGCCGTTGTGCGATCTCACGGGCCACTTCGTCGAGCGAAAGCATCTGACCCGAGCCCGTGGGGCACTCAACCCGCAAATCCTCGCCATAGTACAGCGAGAACTCGTGCAGCGACCGCACAATCAAGTAATTCACTGGAAACCAGATAGGCCCCCGCCAATTAGAGTTGCCTCCAAACAACCGGCTGTCCGATTCCGCGGGCAGATACTTCACCGCGTATCTCTTGCCGTCGAGATCGAACTCGAAGGGATGTTCCGCGTGATAGCGTGACAATGCTCGAATTCCATAGTCGGAGAGGAACTCTTCAGGATCCAGCATCCTGCGTAATACAGCCTTAAGCCGCTCCGTCGAGAGAATGGCGAGCAACTTTGTGCCGCCCCCACCCGGCTGCGTCACCGGCGCGACGTTCTGCAACAAGTCGGGGCGATGTTCGACAAACCACTCGGTCCGTTCGCGAAACTCGGCGAGGCCTTCCGTCCTATGAGGCATGGCTGCAAACACGGCAAAGAGCGGGACCAGCCCAACCATCGAATGAATCCGTACCGGCAAGCTCTCGCCCGAGGAAAGCTGCAGCACGTCATAGAAGAATTCATCTTGGGCATCCCACAGATGAATTCCAGCACCGTCGATATTGGTCATCGCATGAGCGATATACAGAAAGTGCTCGAAATACTTGATCGCCATGTTTTGGTAGATCGAGTCGCTCCGAGCGAGTTCGGTGGCAACGGTGAGCATCGTGATGCAATAGGGGGCCATCCAGCTTGTGCCGTCGCTCTGTTCGAGTTGTTCGCCATCGGCAAGCACGCGGTCGCGGTCGAACACCCCGATGTTGTCCATTCCCAAAAAACCACCACCGAAGATATCACGGCCCGCGCTGTCTTTGCGGTTCACCCAGAAATTGAAATTAAGCATCTCGTTCTGGAAGACTTCTTTGAGAAACTCAATGTCGCCCTTGCCGGTCAT
The Pirellulales bacterium genome window above contains:
- a CDS encoding glucosidase → KDGINDYVVEGRHEAVNFKQGSKLAAHGRAMVSGGGSFTIDVRFSPNQLAEPFAKFENLLSTRRDEADAFYGALHPPAMTDDQQLVARQAFAGLLWSKQYYHYDVYRWLKGDPTQPTPPESRWQGRNSHWKELHNADVILMPDTWEYPWYAAWDLAFHCVAMAHIDPQFAKEQLRRMGFEWYQHANGQYPAYEWNFDDVNPPVIGWAAWRVYQIDRDMTGKGDIEFLKEVFQNEMLNFNFWVNRKDSAGRDIFGGGFLGMDNIGVFDRDRVLADGEQLEQSDGTSWMAPYCITMLTVATELARSDSIYQNMAIKYFEHFLYIAHAMTNIDGAGIHLWDAQDEFFYDVLQLSSGESLPVRIHSMVGLVPLFAVFAAMPHRTEGLAEFRERTEWFVEHRPDLLQNVAPVTQPGGGGTKLLAILSTERLKAVLRRMLDPEEFLSDYGIRALSRYHAEHPFEFDLDGKRYAVKYLPAESDSRLFGGNSNWRGPIWFPVNYLIVRSLHEFSLYYGEDLRVECPTGSGQMLSLDEVAREIAQRLSNIFLRDAHGRRAVFGGNDYFQSDPQWQNYIPFHEYFHGDNGAGIGASHQTGWTALVVSLLYEYWEQHGRA